The Candidatus Dormiibacterota bacterium genome has a segment encoding these proteins:
- a CDS encoding class I SAM-dependent methyltransferase encodes MQSTDPAGFARRLFAPLPRRYDLLVDLLSFGQNRRWRGAMVDRIAAAAPTTVLDVATGTAGVALLLSERTAAGVVGLDLTEAMLRQGVERVRGHGRQERVRLLVGRAEQLPFPDASFDALTFTYLLRYVADPAATLSELARVVRPGGTVASLEFMVPANPLWRGCWWLYTRLLLPASGGLFGRGWFEVGRFLGPSISGHYRRHSLEWHRRAWEAAGIEAVGVRTMSLGGGLVMWGRRAG; translated from the coding sequence ATGCAGAGCACCGACCCCGCCGGCTTCGCCCGCCGCCTGTTCGCGCCGCTCCCCCGGCGCTACGACCTGCTCGTCGACCTGCTCTCCTTCGGCCAGAACCGCCGCTGGCGGGGGGCGATGGTCGATCGCATCGCCGCCGCCGCCCCGACCACCGTCCTCGACGTGGCGACCGGCACGGCCGGCGTCGCCCTGCTCCTCAGCGAGCGCACCGCCGCGGGCGTGGTCGGCCTCGACCTCACCGAGGCGATGCTGCGGCAGGGGGTCGAGCGGGTCCGCGGTCACGGCCGGCAGGAGCGCGTCCGGCTGCTCGTGGGCCGCGCCGAGCAACTGCCCTTCCCCGACGCCAGCTTCGACGCCCTGACCTTCACCTACCTGCTCCGGTACGTCGCCGACCCCGCAGCCACCCTGAGCGAGCTCGCCCGCGTCGTCCGCCCCGGCGGGACCGTCGCCAGCCTCGAGTTCATGGTGCCCGCCAACCCGCTCTGGCGAGGCTGCTGGTGGCTGTACACACGCCTGCTCCTGCCCGCCTCCGGCGGCCTCTTCGGGCGCGGGTGGTTCGAGGTGGGGCGCTTCCTCGGGCCGAGCATCTCCGGGCACTACCGCCGGCACTCTCTGGAGTGGCACCGGCGTGCCTGGGAGGCTGCCGGGATCGAGGCCGTCGGGGTGCGGACCATGAGCCTGGGCGGCGGCCTGGTGATGTGGGGGAGGAGGGCCGGTTGA